From the genome of Leptotrichia sp. HSP-342:
CAACAAATCCAAGACCTTGAACTCTTTCATTAACTAGATATTGTTTTTCTCTATGGAAAAGCACACCAACTGGTAAATCTTCTGCAATTATTCCTTCAAGTTTAACAAGTGCAGGAATTCTGACATTTTGATCGGCTGTTCCTCTGACAGTCTTAACTAAAGCATCATATTGAGGGTTTTTATATGAACCATAGTTAGTTCCACCTGTTGATTCAAATAAATCTAAATATGTAATTGCGTCAGGATAATCTCCAGACCATCCTGCAAGAACTAAGTCAAAGTTTTTTTGTTTCATTCTTGAGAATCTTTCCTGAGCAGTCATTATTTCCAGATTTAATTCAATACCTAAGTTTTTTCTTAATTGTTCTTGAATGTATTCTGCAATAACTTTATTATTTCCACTTTCATTAATTAGCATTGACATATTAGGGAATTTTGCTGCTCCTGTTTCCTTCAGTCCTTCTGCCAATAATTTTTTAGCTTCTGCAGGATTGTATGCTAATGTTGAAGTAGAAACTCCTTCTGTAAAGTCTTTATCATTCAATCCTTTTATTCCTATTCCTTTTGGAACAAGAGTTTTTGCCGCTGTTCCGTATCCATTTAATACATTTTTTACTAAACCTTCTCTGTCAACTGACATAAGAAGAGCTTTTCTGATTTTTACATTTGCTAACGTCTTATTGTTAAAGTTAAATAGCAAATACCATACTGATCCATCATTACTCGAAACCATTTTTGGATCATCTTTAAATCTTTTTGCTTGTTCAGCTGTAATTGAAGTTACATCTACTTCCTTGTTATTAAACGCATTTAATGCTGAATTATTATCAGTTATTATTTTGTACACAATATTTTCAACTTTTACATTAGGTGCATCCCAGTAATTAGGATTTTTTTTGAATACTATTTCTGAGCCATGTGTCCAGCTTTCCATTGTGTAGGCACCTGAAGATATTGTTTTTTCAGATTCTGTAAAATATGAATCTTTTGTTTCATCAAAGAATTTTTGATTTAATGGCATGTAAGTTTTGAATGCTACAAGGCTGTCAAAATATGGAACTGGAGTTCCAAGTTCTACTTCCAAAGTTTTATCGTCGATAACTTTTATTCCAACTTCTTCTGCAGTTCCTTCTTTTTTATTATATTTTTCTGCATTTTTTATTGGATAAAGCATGTATGCGTATTCAGAAGCTGTTTCAGGTTTTAATGCACGAAGCCATCCATTTTTAAAGTCTTGGGCAGTAATTGGATCACCATTGCTCCATTTTAGATTATCTCTTAAATGAAATGTCCATTTTAATCCATCAGCCGATTTATCCCAGCTTTTAGCAAGTCCTGGCTCAAATGTTCCATTTTTCCCTTTTCTAGTCAATCCTTCCGTTAAAAGATCATCAACAGTTCCTCCCATTATTTCCGTTGAAATTTGCGGATCAATAGATTTTGGCTCATCCGTCAGATTTAAAGTAAACGTTTTGCTATTTCCGCCACTTTTCCCGCAAGAAATAACGAAAATCAGCATCATTAACATAGCTAATATTTTTTTCATAACAGTTTTCTCCTTCAAAATTTTATATTAAATTTATTGAATAATTTCAAAATTAAACAATTTTATTTATTATTTTATATAAGTATTATCCAAAACGAAATCTTTTCCTATTGGACTAAATACAATGTTATGAACTCTTGGATTCAATAATTTTGTATTTTGTCTATAGTAAAGTAGTCCCACAGGCATATCTTCTGCAATTATTCTTTCCATTTCAATCATATTCTTAACTCTTTCTTCCTGATTTCCAGAACTTTTAACTTTTTTCACAAGTTCGTCGTAACGAGGGTTAGAGTAATCTGAAAAATTGTTTCCATCTTTTGTCAGGAATCTATCTAAGTAAGTGATTGCATCGTTATAATCTCCGTTGTAACCTGCAAGAGCAATTTCATAATCTCTGTGTTGCATTTTATCTAGTCTTGATTGGAATGTCATTCCTTCAATTTTAAGGTTTACTCCTAAATTTGTTCTTAAACTTTCCTGAATATATTCAGAAATAACCTTATTATTTCCAGAATCATTGAAAATCATTGTTAAATCAGGCAATTTTTGTAACCCTAGCTCTTTTAATCCTTCTGCTAGCAATTGTTTTGCTTTTTGTGGATTGTAAGCTGGGAAAATTTTTCCTGCTTCTTCAGAGAAATCTTTTGAAATACCGTTGATTCCAACACCTTTTGTTGTATAAGTGTAAGCAGCTTCTCCTGTATTATCAAGTACATCTGTAATCAATTTTTCTCTATCTACAGCAAGTGATAAAGCTTGTCTAATTTTTTTGTTCGCAAGAACTTTATTTTTCATGTTGTATGTCATATACCAGACAGAACCATCTTTTGTAAGCAGTTTACGTTTGTCATTCTTAAATTCCTTAGCCTGCTCAATAGAGATGTTTGTTGAGTCAATTTCTCCATTTTTAAAAGCATTTACGCTGGCATTAGGATCATTTATAAATAACATCTTTATAGATTTTAATTTGATGTTATCTTTATTCCAGTAGTTTTCATTTTTTTCGAATACAATTTCTGAATCTCTTGTCCAAGATTTTATTATATATACACCTGATGAAATTGATGTTTCAGGAGATGTCATATATTTTTCTCCTACTTTATCATAGAATTTTTTGTTTAGAGGAGCATAAGTCTGAATTCTTACAATCGAATCAAAGTAGGTAAGAGGATTGTTCAATGTTACTTCTAGTGTGTAATCATCGATAACCTTTATACCAAGCTGATTTTCATCTTTAATTTTTCCTGCGTTAAATTGTTCAGCATTTTTTATGTAAAATAATTTGTCTGCATATTCTCCTGCTGTTTCAGGTTTTAATGCTCTAACCCAACCATCTCTAAAGTCTTTTGCCGTAATAGGATCACCATTGCTCCATTTTGCATTTTTTCTCAAGTGGAATGTCCACACTGTTGAATTTTCGTTGTGTTCCCATTTTTCTGCCACACCAGGAATAGATTTTCCATCTTCTGCCTGTCTTGTTAATGTTTCAGCAATAAGTGAATCCACAAATTCTCCCGTTGAATCATTTGCAAGCTGTGGATCATAAGATTTCCCTTCTTCTTTTAAGTTGAGTTTTAATGTTTCAGAATCTCCACCTTTTCCACAGGAAATAACGAAAGCCAGTAATATTGTAAAGATTAGTAATATTTTCTTCATACTTGCACTCACCCTTTCTTTTGGCGTATTAAATTAGTAAATTAAAATTATTTTGTGATATAAGCACTATAAAAGTCTACAGAATCTCCAACTGAACGTAAAACAACACCTTTTAAGTTAGGATTTATTAAATATACCCCTACTTGATAGTAAAGTGCTGAATATGTAAAGTCGTCTGATAGTAATTTTTCCGCTTTTTTCATCGCATCCATTCTAGTTTTATTATCTTGGTTAACTTTAGCCAAGTCAATTAATTTGTCATACTCAGGATTTGAATATTTAGCAAAATTAAGATCTTTTGATTTTGAGTGGAAAATTTCAAGGTAAGTCATAGGATCTGCATAATCAGGTCCCCAACCATATCTTACTATATCAAATTCTCCAGCTTTTGCACGTGCAATTCTTTCTTTAGTAGTCAGAACTTCTACTTCTACATCAATTCCTAATTTTTCTTTCCATTGAGCTTGATAAAATTCTGCTTCTTTTTTACCAGTTCCCTTTTCGTCAACAGTTAATTTTAACTTAACTTGTGCAGGAGTAATATTTAATTCTTTTAATCCTTCATCAAACAACTGTTTTGGAGTAGTGTTTGAGAATTGTGCAAATAAATCTCCAGCTTCTTTTCTAAAGTCACCTTTTTCTCCAGCGTTTCCAAGTGCAACAACTCCTGAAGCAGGAAGTCCAACTCCGTTTAGAACACTGTCAACAAGCTGTTTTCTATCTATTGCAAGAGATAATGCCTGTCTAATTTTTATATTTTTTAACACAGGATTTGAACGATTAAATCCAAAATAGTATACTCTTCCATCAGGAACTGTATGTAATTCTGGTTTTCCTTTGTAACTTTCCATCTTTTCTACAGAAATTCTTGTTAAATCTAACTCTTTATTTTCAAAGAAATTTGTAGCGGCATCAAGATCTGCTACAATTGTTGCTGTAAGAGTGTCTAATTTTATATTTTGAGCATTCCAGTAATTAGGATTTTTCTTCATAACAACTTTACTATTATGTTCCCATTCTTCCATTATAAATGGCCCATTATAAATTGATTTATCAGCTTCAGTTGCGTACGCTTCGCCATTAGTGGCCAATGCTTTTTCATTAACTGGGAAGTAAACTGGCATAATTAATGTTTTTATAAAGAATGGTGCAGGTTTTGATAAAGTAAATTCAAGTGTATAGTCGTCTTTTAATTTTACTCCAACTTGTCCAAAGTCTTTTATAGTTCCATTATTAAAGTTCTCTGCATTTTCAATGTAGAAAGTAAGTATTGAATATTCAGATCGAGTTTTAGGATCGATTCCTCTTTTGATTCCGTTAAAGTAGTCTTTTCCTGTAACAGGATCTCCGTTGCTCCATTTCATTCCTTGTCTGATTTTAAATGTCCATACTTTTCCGTCTTCTGATTTAGTCCAGCTTTCAGCTCCAGCAGGAACAACTTCATTTTTTTCATTTAGCCTTACAAGTGGCTCATAAGTCATATTTGTAACCATAAATCCACTGATATCAGTTAAAACTTGGGGATCTAAAGATGTTGGTTCAGCTTCAATGTTAAATGCTGCTGATTTACCATCATTGCCAGATTTTCCACAAGAGATGATAAACATTGATATAAGTAAACAAAATACTAAAAAACTTTTTTTCATAATTCTGATATTTCCTTTCTAAAATTTTGATTTTTTATAAATAAATTATTTTGAAACATTAAAATATTTTTTAAATAAGTCCTTTTTCCTTTAAGAAAGAAGTTTCCACAAAGTGTCCTGGCTTATATTCAGTTAATTCAGGAGTTTCAGGGATAATTCCTATTTCAGAAGCATCTCCCATTGGACTTCTTAAATATGATTCATCCATATCAATTTTTGATGTTTTCTTGAAATCAGGATCTGCTATTGGTACAGCGGAAATAAGAGACTTTGTGTAGCTATGAACAGGGTCGCTGTAAACAACTTCTGGAGTTCCCAGTTCTACTACTTTTCCACGATACATAACTGCTACTCTGTCTGAAATATATTTTACCATTGACAAATCATGTGCGATAAATAGTAAAGTCAAATTTCTTTCTTTTTGCAAGTCCTTTAATAAATTTACAACTTGTGCCTGAATTGACACATCCAGAGCTGAAATTGGCTCATCACACACTAACACTTCTGGATCAACGGCTAATGCTCTTGCAATACCGATTCTCTGTCTTTGCCCTCCAGAAAATTCATGTGGGAAACGGCTTGCATGCTCCCTATTTAGTCCAACAATTTCCAAAAGGCTGTAAACTTTTTCCATTCTTTCCTGTTTTGAAGCTGCTAGTTTGTGAATATCAATCCCTTCAGCAATAATATCTCCAACAGTCATTCTTGGATTAAGGGAAGCCTGCGGATCTTGGAATATCATCTGAACTTTTTTTGTGAATTCTTTTCTTCCATAATCTTCTATAGGTTTTCCGTTAAATAAAATATCTCCATTTGTTTTTGTATAAAGTCTGCTGACAGTTCTTCCAAGTGTAGTCTTTCCAGAACCTGATTCTCCTACAAGACTTAGGATTTCACCTTTGTAAATGTCCATTGTAACATTTTCTACAGCCTTTAGTACTTGTCTTTTTTTCATTGGAAAATATTTTTTTAAATTTTTCATTTCTATTAATTTTTCTTTTTTGTTTTCATTAGACGACATTATTTCCCCTCCTCTTCTCTGTTATCTGTTTCCTGCTCAAAAGGAGATTTTACTTTTGGAGCACCATCGACATAAAGCCAAGATTTTACAAGGTGTCCATTTCCTAAATCAATCATAGGAGGTTTTCTTTCGTAGTCAATTTTCATTGCGTATTCAGAACGTGCTGCAAATGGATCTCCTGCAGGCGGTTTTAATAAATCTGGCGGAGTCCCTGGAATAGAAGCCAGTTTCTCTCCAATTTTCATATCCAATCTTGGCAACGATTTTAAAAGTCCCCAAGTATAAGGATGCTTTGGATTTTTAAACAGTTCTCTTACAGGAGCTTCCTCTAATTTTTCCCCAGCATACATAACAACTACTCTGTCGGCAGTTTCAGCAACTACTCCTAAATCATGCGTTATAAGTATTACGGCAATGTTCAGTTCTTTTTTCAGTTCATTTATTAAATCTAGAATTTGTGCTTGTATTGTAACATCCAAAGCTGTTGTCGGCTCATCACAGATTAACAAGTCTGGTTCACATGAAAGAGCAATGGCTATAACTGCTCTTTGACGCATTCCTCCAGAAAATTCATGTGGATATTGATGAAATCTTTCTTCTGGTTTAGGAATTCCAACTTTTCTAAGCATTTCAACAGCTTGCTGTTTTGCCTCTTCCTTTGTTACATTCTTATGAATTAAAATCCCTTCCATAATCTGT
Proteins encoded in this window:
- a CDS encoding peptide ABC transporter substrate-binding protein, producing MKKILAMLMMLIFVISCGKSGGNSKTFTLNLTDEPKSIDPQISTEIMGGTVDDLLTEGLTRKGKNGTFEPGLAKSWDKSADGLKWTFHLRDNLKWSNGDPITAQDFKNGWLRALKPETASEYAYMLYPIKNAEKYNKKEGTAEEVGIKVIDDKTLEVELGTPVPYFDSLVAFKTYMPLNQKFFDETKDSYFTESEKTISSGAYTMESWTHGSEIVFKKNPNYWDAPNVKVENIVYKIITDNNSALNAFNNKEVDVTSITAEQAKRFKDDPKMVSSNDGSVWYLLFNFNNKTLANVKIRKALLMSVDREGLVKNVLNGYGTAAKTLVPKGIGIKGLNDKDFTEGVSTSTLAYNPAEAKKLLAEGLKETGAAKFPNMSMLINESGNNKVIAEYIQEQLRKNLGIELNLEIMTAQERFSRMKQKNFDLVLAGWSGDYPDAITYLDLFESTGGTNYGSYKNPQYDALVKTVRGTADQNVRIPALVKLEGIIAEDLPVGVLFHREKQYLVNERVQGLGFVAIGGEYYFGNLSLK
- a CDS encoding peptide ABC transporter substrate-binding protein, with amino-acid sequence MKKILLIFTILLAFVISCGKGGDSETLKLNLKEEGKSYDPQLANDSTGEFVDSLIAETLTRQAEDGKSIPGVAEKWEHNENSTVWTFHLRKNAKWSNGDPITAKDFRDGWVRALKPETAGEYADKLFYIKNAEQFNAGKIKDENQLGIKVIDDYTLEVTLNNPLTYFDSIVRIQTYAPLNKKFYDKVGEKYMTSPETSISSGVYIIKSWTRDSEIVFEKNENYWNKDNIKLKSIKMLFINDPNASVNAFKNGEIDSTNISIEQAKEFKNDKRKLLTKDGSVWYMTYNMKNKVLANKKIRQALSLAVDREKLITDVLDNTGEAAYTYTTKGVGINGISKDFSEEAGKIFPAYNPQKAKQLLAEGLKELGLQKLPDLTMIFNDSGNNKVISEYIQESLRTNLGVNLKIEGMTFQSRLDKMQHRDYEIALAGYNGDYNDAITYLDRFLTKDGNNFSDYSNPRYDELVKKVKSSGNQEERVKNMIEMERIIAEDMPVGLLYYRQNTKLLNPRVHNIVFSPIGKDFVLDNTYIK
- a CDS encoding peptide ABC transporter substrate-binding protein yields the protein MKKSFLVFCLLISMFIISCGKSGNDGKSAAFNIEAEPTSLDPQVLTDISGFMVTNMTYEPLVRLNEKNEVVPAGAESWTKSEDGKVWTFKIRQGMKWSNGDPVTGKDYFNGIKRGIDPKTRSEYSILTFYIENAENFNNGTIKDFGQVGVKLKDDYTLEFTLSKPAPFFIKTLIMPVYFPVNEKALATNGEAYATEADKSIYNGPFIMEEWEHNSKVVMKKNPNYWNAQNIKLDTLTATIVADLDAATNFFENKELDLTRISVEKMESYKGKPELHTVPDGRVYYFGFNRSNPVLKNIKIRQALSLAIDRKQLVDSVLNGVGLPASGVVALGNAGEKGDFRKEAGDLFAQFSNTTPKQLFDEGLKELNITPAQVKLKLTVDEKGTGKKEAEFYQAQWKEKLGIDVEVEVLTTKERIARAKAGEFDIVRYGWGPDYADPMTYLEIFHSKSKDLNFAKYSNPEYDKLIDLAKVNQDNKTRMDAMKKAEKLLSDDFTYSALYYQVGVYLINPNLKGVVLRSVGDSVDFYSAYITK
- a CDS encoding ABC transporter ATP-binding protein; this encodes MSSNENKKEKLIEMKNLKKYFPMKKRQVLKAVENVTMDIYKGEILSLVGESGSGKTTLGRTVSRLYTKTNGDILFNGKPIEDYGRKEFTKKVQMIFQDPQASLNPRMTVGDIIAEGIDIHKLAASKQERMEKVYSLLEIVGLNREHASRFPHEFSGGQRQRIGIARALAVDPEVLVCDEPISALDVSIQAQVVNLLKDLQKERNLTLLFIAHDLSMVKYISDRVAVMYRGKVVELGTPEVVYSDPVHSYTKSLISAVPIADPDFKKTSKIDMDESYLRSPMGDASEIGIIPETPELTEYKPGHFVETSFLKEKGLI
- a CDS encoding ABC transporter ATP-binding protein, with amino-acid sequence MGKKLLEVKDLSVSFNTYAGEVQALRGINFSVDRGETLAIVGESGSGKSVTVQTIMRLIPMPPGEIKNGEILFDGEDLVKASPERMRELRGGKIGMIFQDPMTSLNPTIKVGKQIMEGILIHKNVTKEEAKQQAVEMLRKVGIPKPEERFHQYPHEFSGGMRQRAVIAIALSCEPDLLICDEPTTALDVTIQAQILDLINELKKELNIAVILITHDLGVVAETADRVVVMYAGEKLEEAPVRELFKNPKHPYTWGLLKSLPRLDMKIGEKLASIPGTPPDLLKPPAGDPFAARSEYAMKIDYERKPPMIDLGNGHLVKSWLYVDGAPKVKSPFEQETDNREEEGK